One Sphingomonas sp. LHG3406-1 genomic window carries:
- the panC gene encoding pantoate--beta-alanine ligase yields the protein MQTIRAMADLGVALRHLRGPSATLALVPTMGALHDGHLALIDEAKRRADRVAATIFVNPLQFNDPKDLERYPRQEEADLARLEAAGCDLVWLPTPDQLYPPGFATNISVRGVSERWEGEHRPGHFDGVATVVAKLLLAVRPDLAIFGEKDWQQLAVIRRVEADLGLGVAILGHPTVREADGLAMSSRNALLTADERRRAVALPEAMSEAARRILRGGEVSAALHEAQRQLRAAGFSEVDYLALVDGDSLEPLERQGENMRMLAAARLGKVRLIDNIAVTS from the coding sequence GTGCAAACTATCCGTGCAATGGCCGACCTGGGGGTGGCTTTGCGGCATCTGCGTGGTCCGTCGGCCACGCTGGCGCTGGTGCCGACGATGGGCGCGCTCCACGACGGGCACCTGGCGCTGATCGACGAGGCGAAGCGGCGGGCGGACCGGGTGGCGGCGACCATCTTCGTCAATCCGCTGCAGTTCAACGATCCCAAGGATCTCGAGCGCTATCCCCGGCAGGAAGAAGCGGATCTCGCCAGGCTGGAGGCGGCCGGCTGCGACCTCGTGTGGCTGCCGACGCCGGACCAGCTCTACCCGCCGGGCTTCGCCACCAATATCTCGGTGCGCGGGGTCAGCGAACGGTGGGAGGGCGAGCATCGGCCCGGCCATTTCGACGGCGTCGCGACGGTGGTCGCCAAGCTGCTGCTGGCGGTCCGGCCCGACCTTGCCATCTTCGGCGAGAAGGATTGGCAGCAACTTGCCGTCATCCGGCGGGTGGAGGCGGACCTTGGGCTTGGCGTCGCCATCCTTGGTCATCCGACGGTGCGCGAGGCGGACGGCCTTGCCATGTCGTCGCGTAACGCCCTGCTGACGGCCGACGAGCGGCGACGGGCAGTGGCGCTGCCCGAGGCCATGAGCGAGGCTGCGCGCCGAATCCTTCGCGGTGGGGAGGTTTCGGCGGCGCTCCACGAGGCACAGCGGCAGCTGCGGGCGGCGGGTTTCTCCGAAGTGGACTATCTTGCGCTGGTCGACGGCGACAGCCTCGAACCGCTTGAACGGCAAGGCGAAAACATGCGCATGCTGGCTGCCGCACGGCTCGGCAAGGTGCGCCTGATCGACAATATAGCTGTCACTTCGTAG
- a CDS encoding division plane positioning ATPase MipZ, which translates to MTSPHFIVFANEKGGTGKSTTAVHTAVALAAAGHRVAALDLDHRQRTTTRYLENRTAFVRRTGTDLPQPAFQVLDDQREEALEAAIAALGADADILVIDTPGRDDPVARAAILKADTLVTPMNDSFVDLDLIGQVNPDTFKVTRPSFYAELIWNSRTARAKSAGKSVDWVVLRNRLQHIGSHNQQRVGAAMDELARRVGFRVIPGLSERVIYRELFPKGLTLLDLKQIGDAGIAHIAARQELREMVAGLGLPGAEAAKAA; encoded by the coding sequence GTGACGAGCCCACATTTCATCGTCTTCGCCAATGAGAAGGGCGGCACCGGCAAGTCGACCACCGCCGTCCACACCGCCGTGGCGCTCGCCGCCGCCGGCCACCGCGTCGCCGCGCTCGACCTCGACCATCGCCAGCGCACCACCACCCGCTACCTCGAGAACCGCACCGCCTTCGTCCGCCGGACCGGGACCGACCTGCCGCAGCCGGCCTTCCAGGTGCTCGACGACCAGCGCGAGGAAGCCCTGGAGGCTGCCATCGCCGCGCTCGGCGCCGATGCCGACATCCTCGTGATCGACACGCCCGGGCGCGACGATCCGGTCGCCCGCGCCGCCATCCTCAAGGCCGACACGCTGGTCACCCCGATGAACGACAGCTTCGTCGACCTCGACCTCATCGGGCAGGTCAACCCCGACACCTTCAAGGTGACTCGCCCGAGCTTCTATGCCGAACTGATCTGGAACAGCCGCACGGCCCGCGCCAAGTCCGCCGGCAAGAGCGTCGACTGGGTGGTGCTGAGGAACCGCCTCCAGCATATCGGCAGCCACAACCAGCAGCGCGTCGGTGCCGCCATGGACGAGCTCGCCCGCCGGGTCGGCTTCCGCGTCATCCCCGGGCTGTCCGAGCGCGTCATCTACCGCGAACTCTTCCCCAAGGGCCTGACCCTGCTCGACCTCAAGCAGATCGGCGACGCCGGCATCGCCCACATCGCCGCCCGCCAGGAACTGCGCGAAATGGTGGCGGGGCTCGGCCTGCCGGGGGCGGAAGCGGCCAAGGCGGCCTGA